Genomic window (Sphingosinicella microcystinivorans):
GCCTCGTCGGCAGCGAGGACGTGAGCTTCTCCGCCGGCACCGGCAGCTTCGCGAGCAAGAACATCGGCACGTGGACCATCACCGCTAGCGGTTACGCGCTGACCGGCGACGATGCCGGGAACTACATGCTGACACAGCCCAGCGTCGCCGATGCGACGATCACGGCGAAGGCGCTCACGCTGACCGGCGTCACCGCCTCCGGCAAGGACTACGACGGCGATGCGGATGCGGATCTTTCGGGCGGTGTCCTCGTCGGCGTGATCAGCGGCGACGATGTCGAATTCACTGCAGGTTCGGGACTCTTCGCCAGCAAGAACGCGGGAACGTGGAGCGTCACGGCCAGCGGCTATACACTCGGTGGCGACGACGCCGGAAACTACACGCTGACACAGCCGATCGTCGCAGACGCGACGATCACCGCCAAGGCCCTCACCCTGACCGGCGTCACCGCCGCCGGCAAGGACTACGACGGCGACACCGATGCCGACCTCTCGGGCGGCGCCCTCGTCGGCATCGTCGGCAGCGACGACGTTTCCTTCACGGCCGGAACCGGTGCGTTCGCCAGCAAGAACGTCGGAACATGGACGGTCACGGCGAGCGGCTATGCGCTGACGGGCGACGATGCCGGAAACTACACGCTGGCGCAGCCCACCGTCGCCGACGCGACGATCACGGCGAAGACGCTCACGCTGACCGGCGTGACAGCGGCAGGAAAGGACTACGACGGCGACGCCGACGCCGACCTTTCGGGCGGTACGCTCGCCGGTGTGATCGGCAGTGACGACGTGGGCTTTTCCGCGGGAATCGGCGCCTTCGCCAGCAAGAACGCGGGAACGTGGGCCGTCACGGCGAGCGGTTACGCCCTCACCGGCGACGATGCCGGGAACTACACGCTGACCCAGCCGACGGTCGCCGACGCGACGATCACGGCCAAGGCCCTCACGCTGACAGGCGTCGCCGCAGCGGACAAGGACTACGACGGGGATGATGCAGCCGACCTCTCGGGCGGGGCGCTCGTCGGCATCGTCGGCAGCGACGACGTCTCCTTCACGGGCGGAACCGGCGCCTTCGCCAGCAAGAATGCGGGCACGTGGACCGTTACCGCGACGGGCTATGCGCTGACGGGCGACGACGCCGGAAACTATACCCTCGCCCAGCCCACGGTCGCCGATGCGTCGATTTCTGCAAAGGCGCTCACGCTTTCGGGCGTCAGCGCCGCCGACAAGACGTATGACGGCGACACCGATGCCGACCTCTCGGGCGGCACGCTCGCCGGTATCGTCGGCAGCGACGATGTCGAATTCACTGCCGGATCGGGCGCGTTCGCGAGCCGGAACGCGGGAACGTGGAGCGTCACGGCCAGCGGCTACGCCCTCACCGGCGACGATGCCGGGAACTACACGCTGACCCAGCCGACCGTCGCAGACGCGACGATCACCGCCAAGGCCCTCACCCTGACCGGCGTCACCGCGGCGGGCAAGGACTACGACGGGGATGTTGACGCCGCACTTTCCGGCGGCACGCTCGCCGGTGTCGGCGGCGGCGACGATGTCGGCTTCACGGCCGGCAGCGGCAGCTTCGCGAGCCGCAATGTCGGCACGTGGAGCGTCACCGCCGCGGGATACGCGCTGACGGGCGACGATGCCGGAAACTACACGCTGGCGCAGCCCGCCATCGCCGCCGCGACGATCACGGCGAAGACGCTGACGCTGGGCGGCGTCGCGGCTGCGGACAAGGCCTATGACGGCACCACCGGCGCCGCGCTTTCCGGCGGCGCGCTCATCGGCATCGTCGTCGGCGACGACGTCGGCTTCGCGGCGGGCGCGGGCGCCTTTGCGAACCGGAACGCCGGAACATGGTCCGTCACCGTCACCGGCTACACGCTGACGGGAGACGACGCCGGGAACTATGCGATCGCGCAGCCGGTCGTCGCCGACGCGACGATCACGCCGCGCACCCTGAACGCCGCCGTCGCGGCGCTGGACAAGGTCTACGACGGCACGCGCGATGCCGTCCTCGCCTTCTCCACCGACGACATCGTGGACGGGGACACGGTGGCCTTCGATTACGAGGCCCGCTTCGCCGACAGGAACGCCGGCACGGACAAGGCGGTGAGCCTGACCGGCGGCGTGACGCTGACCGGAACCGACGCCGCGAACTACACGCTCGCGATCGACGCGGGCGCCCTCTCCGGCCTCGCGGCGGACATCTCGGCGCGAACGCTGACGGTGAGCACGGTCGCCGCGCTCGACAAGGTCTACGACGGCACCGCGTCGGCGGCCCTCGCGTTCACGACCGCGGACATTCTCTCCGGCGACGCGGTGACGTTCGCCTACACGGCGGGCTTCGCGGACAGGAATGCCGGAACCGGCAAGGGCGTCACCGCTTCCGGCGTCTCGCTCTCGGGCGCGGACGGCGGAAACTACGCGCTCGTCCTCGACGATGCGCTGCTCGCCGGGCTGACCGCCGACATCCACAGGAAGGCCCTGACGCTCGACGGCGTGGCCGCGCGCGACAAGACCTACGACGGCACCCGAAACGCCGCGCTGGATTTCACCACGGGCGGCATCGTTTCCGGCGACGACATCGGCTTCCTCTACGAGGCGCTGACGGCGGACGGAAATGCCGGAAGCGGCAAGGGCGTGACGGTCACGGACGGCGCGGTCGCGCTGGACGGCGCCGACGCGGGCAATTACGATCTCGGCTACGATCCGGCCCTGCTCGCGGGCCTCGAGATCGACATCGCCGCACGAACGCTGAACGTCACCGCCGTCACCGCGCTCGACAAGGTCTACGACGGAACCACCTCGGCCGCGCTCGTGTTCGACACGGCGGGTCTCGTCGGCGGCGACACCGTCGCGATCGACTACAGCGCCGCCTTCGCCGACAAGAACGTCGGCGTCGGGAAATCGGTGAGCGCGGAGGGAATGAGCCTCTCGGGCGACGACGCGGCGAACTACGTGCTCGCGCTCGATTCCACCCTGCTCGCCGGGCTTGCCGCCGACATCACCGCCCGCGCGCTGACGGTTTCGGACATCGCCGCGCTCGGCAAGACCTACGACGGCACGCGCGCCGCCGCGCTCGCCTTCACGTCGGACGCGGTCGCGGGCGACAATATCGCGTTCGGCTACGAGGCCCTGTTCGACGACCGGAACGCGGGCACCGGCAAGGCCGTCACCGTGACGGACGGTCTGGTCGCGCTGACGGGGGACGGATGCGGGCAACTATGTCCTCGTCGTCGATCCGGCGCTGCTCGGCGGTCTCGCCGGCGACATCGCCAAGAAAAGCCTCGTCGTCACCGATGTCGCCGGGGTCGCCAAGACCTATGACGGAAGCCGCAGCGCCGAACTCGATTTCGGGACGGACGACATCGTCGCGGGCGACGACATCGGCTTCGATTACGAGGCGCTCGCGGCGGACCGGAATGCCGGAACGGGCAAGGCCGTCACCGTCACGGGCGGCGCGGTCGCGCTCGCCGGGGGCGACGCCGCGAACTACGATCTCGTGCTCGATCCCGGCCTCCTGTCGGGCCTCAGCCTCGACATCGCGGCAAGGACCGTGACGATCAGCGCCGTCGCGGCGGAGGACAAGGTCTACGACGGCACGCGCACGGCCTCGCTCGCGATCACCTGGGCGGGCATCGTCGGCGGCGACGACGCGGCGTTCGGCTACGACGCCCGCTTCGCGGACAAAAACGTCGGTATCGGCAAACCCGTCACCGTCGCGGACGGCATCGGCCTGAACGGCGCCGACGCGGGCAACTATGTCGTCGCGCTCGACCCCGCATTGCTCGGCGGCCTCTCGGCGGACATCAGCGCGAAGACGCTGAGCGTCGCGGACGTGCTCGCGCTCGGCAAGACCTACGACGGTTCGCTGAGCGCCGAACTCGCCTTCGTCACCGACGACATCGTGGACGGCGACAATGTCGCCTTCGACTACGAAGCGCTGTTCTCCGACAAGAACGCGGGCATGGGCAAGGCCATCGGCGTGACCGGCGGCGCGGTGGCGCTGGCGGGGGCGGATGCAGGCAATTACGCGCTCAGCCTCGACGCCGCGCTGCTGCTCGGTCTCGGCGCCGACATCGGCCGCAGGACGCTCACCGTCACCGGCGTCGCCGCCGCCGACAAGACCTACGACGGCACCCGGAACGTGGCGCTCGACTTCACCGCCGCGGACATTCTCGCGGGCGACAGCGTCGGTTTCGACTACGCGGCGCTGGCGGCCGACCGCAACGCCGGAACCGGCAAGGCCGTGGCGGTGACGGGCGTTTCCCTCTCGGGCGAGGATGCGGGCAACTACGACCTCGCGCTCGCGGGCAGCCTGCTCGGCGGCCTCACCGTCGACGTCGCCGCGAAGGCGCTCACCGTCGTTGTCGACGACCGGTCGCGCCCGCGCTTCCTGCCCAACCCGGCGTTCACCTATCACCTCGTCGGTCTCGCCGAGGGCGACGACGCCGCGGTCGTCAGCGGCGTGACCTTCCTGACGGCCGCGACGGACGCCTCGCCGGTCGGGCAATATGCGATTGCGGCATCGGGAGGTTCGGCGCCGAACTACGTCCTCGCCTACACGCCCGGCACCCTCACCGTGACCGGCCACCTGATCCCGCCCTACGACCAGGACCGCATCGTGCACGTGCCGGGCAGCCTCGGCGGCGGCGACGGCTTCGGCGGCCTCGTTTCGATCACGCCGACGCCCACCCTGCACACGCTCGCGGGCTACGCGGACGGCAGCGCAGCGGGCGATGCAGCGCTCGACGGCCGGGGGCCGTTCTGCTCCGATCCGGGAAACCGCGGCCGCGGCCGGCGCCTGTTCCCGCACCTCCAGCTCAACATGAGCGGCCGCACGCTCTACTGCCTCGGCAGCCCCTCTCGTTTTGCGCAATAGACGGCACAAATTGACAGTCCTAGTGTCATATTGTTGACTGCCGGAAGGGCGTCTGCCCGGCGAGATAAAGGGACGGTAGGCGGGGAGGGTGTCGATGCGGCTGGGCGGGCTGCGGCATTGGTTTTGGACGGCGTTCGCCGCCATCGCGGCGACCTCGGCGTCCGCCCGCGCTGAGCAGCCGCCCGTCCGCCCCAACGTCGTGCTCATCCTCGTCGACGATGCGGCGCTCATGGATTTCGGCGTCTACGGCGGCGAGGCGCGCACGCCCAATATCGACCGGCTCGCCGCGGCGGGCACGCTGTTCACGCACTACCGCACCTCGCCGCTCTGCGCGCCCTCGCGCGCGATGCTGCTGACCGGGATCGACAACCACCGGAACGGCGTCGCCACCATTCCCGAGGTGCTGCCGCCCGGGCATCGGGGCAAGCCCGGCTACGGCCTCAGGCTGGAGCCGGACGCGATCACCGTCGCCGAGCGGCTGCGGCGCGCGGGCTACCGCACCTACATGACCGGCAAGTGGCACCTCGGCAGCGGCAAGGGCGAGCTGCCACCGTCGCACGGCTTCCGGCGGTCGTTCGCGCTCGACGCCTCCGGCGCCGACAACTGGGAGCAGAAGCCGTACATGCCGTATTACGATACGGCGCCGTGGTTCGAGGACGGGAAGCCCGCGACGCTTCCCGCCGGTTTCTATTCATCCGAATTCATCGTCGACCGCATGATCGACTATCTGGAGGCGGATCGGGCACAGGGAGGGGCGGGGGGCGACCCGTTCTTCGCCTATGTGGCGTTTCAGGCCGTGCATATCCCCGTGCAGGCCCCGCGCGCCTACACGGCGCGCTACGAGGCGGTCTACGACAAGGGCTGGGACAGCATCCGCGAGGCGCGCTGGCGGCGCGCGCAGGCGATGGGCCTGATCCCCGCGGGCGCTCCCCTCGCCGCCAGGCCGTCAGGCCAGCGGCATTGGGATTCGCTTGCCGATCCCGAGCGCCGCCTGCTCGCCAAGAGCATGGCGGTGAACGCGGGGATGATCGAGGCGATGGACCACCACGTCGGCCGCCTCCTCGCCTACCTCGAACAGCGCGGCGCGCTCGCGAACACCGTGTTCGTCGTCACCTCCGACAACGGACCGGAACCGAGCGAGCCCGTCGGCCAGCGCGGTTTCCCGCTGTGGATGCGGCTGAACGGCTACGACCAGAATCTCGACCGGCTCGGCGAGAAAGGCTCGTTCGTCTCGATCGGCCCGGAGTGGGCGACCGCCGCCGCATCGCCGCACAGCCTGTTCAAGTTCTATGCGTCGGAAGGCGGGCTGCGCGTGCCGTTCATCATGTCCGGCCCCGGCATCGCGCCGCAGCCGCGCGTGTCCGCCGCCGCCTTCGTCACCGACGTCGCGCCGACGCTGCTCGACCTTGCCGGTGTCGAAACCGGCGGCGGCATGGCGATGACCGGGCGGAGCCTGCGCCCCCTGCTCACCGGCGCGGCCGACCGCGTCTATTCGCCGGACACGCCGATCGGCATGGAGGTGGCGGGCAACGCCGCGCTCTATCGCGGCGACTACAAGCTCGTGCGCAACCTGCCGCCGCACGGCGACGGCACGTGGAAGCTCTACAATCTCGCCGACGACCCCGGCGAAACCCGCGACCTCGCCGCCGCCGATCCGGCGCGGGTGGAGGCGATGCTCGCCGACTACCGCGCCTATGCGAAAGACGTGGGCGTGCTCGAAATCCCGGAGGGCTACGATCCCTTCCGGCAGATCACGCTCAACACACGCATCAAGATCCTGAAGCATCACGGCTGGGCGCTCGGCGGCATCCTGCTCGGCCTTATTGCCATCGTCGTTCTTGCGGCGCGCCTCGTCCGCAGACGGAGACGCGCTTGACCGAACCTCTGCCATGAAAAAACGGGCGCTCCTGATCGGCGCCGCCGTGCTTCTGGCCATCGGCGTGCTCGGCTGGACACAGCGCAAGGAGGTGGTCCTCCGGCTCGTCACCACGCTCGCCAAGGACCGCGACATCGCGCCCTACAGCCCCGTGGCGTGGCAGGAAGGCCCGGCGACCGCACCGGCGGGAGAGCGCCCGCCCAACATCGTCTTCATCCTCGCCGACGATCTCGGCATCAACGACATCTCGGCGTTCGGCGGCGGCGTCGCGGGCGGGCGCGTGCCGACGCCGAACATCGACCGTCTCGCGGCCGAGGGCGCGCTGTTCGCGCAGGCCTATGCCGGAACCGCGAGCTGCGCGCCCTCGCGCGCTATGATCCTCACCGGCCGCTACCCGACGCGCACCGGCTTCGAGTTCACGCCGACACCGGACGGCATGGGCCGCATGGTGGCGATGCTTTCGGACAGCGCGCGCTCCGGCCTGCCGCCCGTCGACTGGAACCGCGATGCAGCGGGCGACGTGCCGCCATTCGACGAGCAGGGCCTGCCGGGTTCGGAAGTCACCATCGCCGAGATCCTGAAGGGCGCGGGCTATCACAC
Coding sequences:
- a CDS encoding YDG domain-containing protein, translated to MLDPGLLSGLSLDIAARTVTISAVAAEDKVYDGTRTASLAITWAGIVGGDDAAFGYDARFADKNVGIGKPVTVADGIGLNGADAGNYVVALDPALLGGLSADISAKTLSVADVLALGKTYDGSLSAELAFVTDDIVDGDNVAFDYEALFSDKNAGMGKAIGVTGGAVALAGADAGNYALSLDAALLLGLGADIGRRTLTVTGVAAADKTYDGTRNVALDFTAADILAGDSVGFDYAALAADRNAGTGKAVAVTGVSLSGEDAGNYDLALAGSLLGGLTVDVAAKALTVVVDDRSRPRFLPNPAFTYHLVGLAEGDDAAVVSGVTFLTAATDASPVGQYAIAASGGSAPNYVLAYTPGTLTVTGHLIPPYDQDRIVHVPGSLGGGDGFGGLVSITPTPTLHTLAGYADGSAAGDAALDGRGPFCSDPGNRGRGRRLFPHLQLNMSGRTLYCLGSPSRFAQ
- a CDS encoding arylsulfatase, which translates into the protein MRLGGLRHWFWTAFAAIAATSASARAEQPPVRPNVVLILVDDAALMDFGVYGGEARTPNIDRLAAAGTLFTHYRTSPLCAPSRAMLLTGIDNHRNGVATIPEVLPPGHRGKPGYGLRLEPDAITVAERLRRAGYRTYMTGKWHLGSGKGELPPSHGFRRSFALDASGADNWEQKPYMPYYDTAPWFEDGKPATLPAGFYSSEFIVDRMIDYLEADRAQGGAGGDPFFAYVAFQAVHIPVQAPRAYTARYEAVYDKGWDSIREARWRRAQAMGLIPAGAPLAARPSGQRHWDSLADPERRLLAKSMAVNAGMIEAMDHHVGRLLAYLEQRGALANTVFVVTSDNGPEPSEPVGQRGFPLWMRLNGYDQNLDRLGEKGSFVSIGPEWATAAASPHSLFKFYASEGGLRVPFIMSGPGIAPQPRVSAAAFVTDVAPTLLDLAGVETGGGMAMTGRSLRPLLTGAADRVYSPDTPIGMEVAGNAALYRGDYKLVRNLPPHGDGTWKLYNLADDPGETRDLAAADPARVEAMLADYRAYAKDVGVLEIPEGYDPFRQITLNTRIKILKHHGWALGGILLGLIAIVVLAARLVRRRRRA